From a region of the Chondrinema litorale genome:
- a CDS encoding DsrE family protein, giving the protein MSTKKKVVVLISKGMDDERASVAWSIANGGIKSGLEVSIFLVSSGVDWVRKGAYNHAHLNPKDPTMKDMIETVIENRCRIMVCPPCSAVRGYTPEDLIDQVELVGSPALHQLILEGAETISI; this is encoded by the coding sequence ATGAGCACAAAAAAGAAAGTAGTAGTATTGATCAGCAAAGGAATGGACGACGAAAGAGCATCTGTAGCATGGAGCATCGCCAATGGAGGTATTAAAAGCGGATTAGAAGTAAGCATCTTCTTGGTAAGTTCAGGTGTAGATTGGGTAAGAAAAGGCGCTTACAATCACGCACATCTCAACCCCAAAGACCCAACCATGAAAGACATGATCGAAACTGTTATAGAAAACAGATGTAGAATTATGGTTTGTCCACCTTGTTCGGCTGTAAGAGGCTACACACCCGAAGATTTAATCGATCAAGTAGAATTGGTCGGTTCACCAGCATTGCACCAACTAATTCTTGAAGGCGCAGAAACTATCTCTATTTAA
- a CDS encoding rhodanese-like domain-containing protein produces MEDKKSKVHYSNEIIEQITSAQLDEVIAKGEFTIIDVRPPQGIESQGEIPTAINIPLDEVKKQIDQRKQKPESILNGEGPFLFACTGGVMSYMAAIHAQENGVKRVYNLEGGHSAWKKLKKSQEENQLI; encoded by the coding sequence ATGGAAGATAAAAAATCAAAAGTTCACTATTCTAATGAAATTATTGAGCAAATTACTTCAGCACAACTAGACGAAGTAATAGCCAAAGGAGAGTTTACCATCATCGATGTAAGACCTCCACAAGGAATTGAAAGTCAAGGAGAAATCCCTACTGCGATTAATATTCCTTTAGATGAAGTTAAAAAACAGATTGACCAAAGAAAGCAAAAACCGGAGTCTATTTTGAATGGCGAAGGTCCCTTCTTATTTGCTTGTACAGGTGGTGTAATGTCTTACATGGCAGCTATACATGCGCAGGAAAACGGAGTGAAACGAGTTTACAACTTAGAAGGCGGACATTCCGCTTGGAAAAAGCTAAAAAAATCGCAAGAAGAAAATCAACTGATATAG
- a CDS encoding NUDIX hydrolase: MDSKKYCYEYPRPSVTTDCVIFGFDGVDLNILLIERGIEPYKGKWAFPGGFVQMDESAEEGAKRELSEETGIKDVFIEQLYTFSDVNRDPRGRVISIAFFALVKTSDYQLLAGDDAIKAQWFKIKDIPALAFDHDLILRIAQNRIKGKIRYQPIGFELLDKKFTMPQLQLLYESILDVKFDRRNFSNKMMKTGLLTQLNEKMENVPHRAPRYLMFDKKKYNELQSSGFNFEI; encoded by the coding sequence ATGGATTCAAAAAAATATTGTTATGAATATCCCAGACCATCAGTTACTACAGACTGTGTAATTTTTGGTTTTGATGGTGTCGATCTCAATATTTTGCTTATTGAGAGAGGTATTGAACCATACAAAGGAAAATGGGCTTTTCCGGGTGGTTTCGTGCAAATGGATGAAAGTGCAGAAGAAGGTGCTAAACGTGAACTGTCTGAAGAAACAGGAATAAAAGACGTGTTTATTGAACAGCTTTACACTTTTAGTGATGTTAACCGAGATCCTAGAGGCAGAGTAATTAGCATCGCTTTTTTTGCTTTGGTAAAAACTTCAGACTACCAATTACTCGCTGGTGATGATGCCATAAAAGCTCAGTGGTTTAAAATTAAAGACATTCCTGCTCTAGCTTTCGACCACGATTTAATTCTTCGCATTGCACAAAACAGAATTAAAGGGAAAATTAGGTATCAGCCAATTGGGTTCGAACTACTCGATAAAAAATTTACCATGCCCCAATTACAATTACTTTATGAATCTATACTAGATGTAAAATTTGATCGCCGGAATTTCAGTAACAAAATGATGAAAACGGGGCTTTTAACACAGCTAAATGAGAAAATGGAAAATGTACCCCACAGAGCCCCTAGATATTTAATGTTCGACAAAAAGAAATACAACGAGCTGCAAAGCAGTGGTTTTAACTTCGAAATCTAA
- a CDS encoding porin family protein — protein sequence MKYLYSTLLLLFILSVQKASLLHAQNFYLTGGVNFSKLAQYKEDQALEPNRLLRPGFSIGSTVDLKISEKLSFMPSLLFSLKRETQEINYYLPASFFDENDELGVVNVGYKSSINEFYLDVPLPLKMKLPIGKLDFYGIAGPYLGFFLFESSKTEYDPNLASLETEELQSEPFSNRLDYGIKLGAGLDLKSYLVQVSYDYGLYRKMKYEFEDFDVTQTLRNSFLNFTFAYKL from the coding sequence TTGAAATATTTATATAGCACATTACTACTTCTATTTATTCTTTCTGTTCAAAAGGCATCATTACTACATGCACAAAATTTCTATTTGACAGGTGGCGTAAACTTTTCAAAATTGGCACAATACAAAGAAGACCAAGCATTAGAACCAAATAGGTTATTAAGACCTGGGTTTAGTATTGGCTCAACGGTAGATTTAAAAATAAGTGAGAAACTTTCATTTATGCCAAGTTTACTTTTTTCATTAAAAAGAGAAACACAAGAAATAAATTATTACTTACCAGCATCTTTTTTTGATGAAAATGATGAGTTAGGAGTCGTGAATGTCGGATATAAATCATCGATTAATGAATTTTATTTAGATGTGCCCTTACCTTTAAAAATGAAATTACCCATAGGGAAATTAGATTTTTATGGTATAGCTGGTCCTTATCTAGGTTTTTTTTTATTTGAATCTTCAAAAACTGAATATGATCCTAATCTAGCATCATTAGAAACTGAAGAATTACAAAGTGAGCCTTTTTCGAATAGGTTAGACTATGGGATTAAGTTAGGGGCAGGCTTAGATTTAAAATCATATTTAGTTCAAGTTTCTTATGATTATGGACTTTATCGTAAAATGAAATATGAATTTGAAGATTTTGATGTCACACAAACATTAAGAAACTCATTTCTGAATTTTACTTTTGCCTATAAGCTATAG
- a CDS encoding helix-turn-helix domain-containing protein translates to MFDSYKHFLETPGYHKIIGEDYLIVEFKCPIKEELFDAWSECHSVIYVLNGQKKWITPSNEFLVKEDQSIFVRKGAFKNQQYFEESFCVLMFFMKDDFIKRCMDSDIEKEMTALQRVDHPEFIYRINVEESLRVLYHSFFSYLKQPQEIPQKIIELKFREMLMNICLDPGNREIKNVLYTLASNSGYTIEQVMEEQYIYNLKVEEYARLCGKSASSFKRYFKKVYDTTPAKWLQTKRLNLARELLLSTDFTVQEICYDCGFESDSHFIRSFKAEYGVTPNAWRVSKTQTV, encoded by the coding sequence ATGTTTGATTCGTATAAACACTTCTTAGAAACTCCGGGATACCATAAAATTATTGGAGAAGATTATCTGATTGTAGAATTCAAATGTCCGATTAAGGAAGAACTATTTGATGCTTGGTCTGAATGCCACAGTGTAATATATGTGCTAAATGGACAAAAAAAATGGATTACACCATCTAATGAGTTTTTGGTGAAAGAAGATCAATCCATTTTTGTGAGAAAGGGTGCTTTTAAAAATCAACAGTATTTTGAAGAGAGTTTTTGTGTTTTGATGTTTTTTATGAAGGATGATTTTATTAAAAGGTGTATGGATAGCGACATTGAGAAAGAAATGACGGCTTTGCAAAGGGTAGACCATCCAGAGTTTATCTATAGAATAAATGTGGAAGAAAGTTTACGAGTGTTGTATCATTCCTTTTTTTCTTATCTCAAACAACCGCAGGAAATTCCCCAGAAAATTATAGAATTAAAATTTAGGGAGATGTTGATGAACATTTGTCTAGATCCGGGAAATAGAGAAATTAAAAATGTGCTATATACGCTGGCATCAAACTCTGGTTATACTATTGAACAAGTAATGGAAGAACAGTATATCTACAACCTAAAAGTGGAAGAATATGCCAGACTTTGTGGAAAAAGCGCATCATCATTTAAGAGATATTTTAAAAAGGTGTATGATACAACGCCCGCCAAATGGTTGCAAACAAAGAGGTTAAACCTTGCTCGTGAATTGCTGCTCTCTACAGATTTTACAGTGCAGGAAATTTGTTACGATTGCGGTTTCGAAAGCGATTCTCATTTTATCCGAAGTTTTAAGGCAGAATATGGAGTTACGCCAAATGCTTGGCGAGTTAGCAAAACACAAACAGTTTAA
- a CDS encoding sulfatase family protein: MMNAPYLLAQQTKPNIIIFISDDQSQMDVGCYGNRDVHTPNMDRLANEGIRFTSAYAATPMCAPSRSNMFTGLYPFRNGSQMNHFALQPNTKTLPDYLKKLGYRVVIAGKVDVYPQPDFEHIGEYFGKYFPVSNRDDPQHISSQFIKYNFKKEGEQPICLIVSTWLPHVPWLNNEDFDPKKLTLPKYLVDTEATREALAAYYQSISAADNLLGELMHALDDTGQQDNTVFMFFSDQGPQFPSAKWTTYKQGLNIPFVVRWPERIKKGAVSDALISLTDLTPTLIDLAGGEAVSELDGNSFKDVLLGNKEEHREYAFAETSVEPHFWYNYVPSRTIITKEGFHYIKNYFPGVRFITHIDKVEQDHFYFDSWIEKAMKDEATKSLLHRYSYRPPEELYDINSDTWELNNLVKQPDHAQKLKELQQILEDELQKQGESESMILHGSLPTFFDRSYQVEQNLSVSNQSFDRTKWNPDTLYISAYIDGLEQNGVLCDYFGRFHLFAQNNKIGINLKNGQKLESKTLDETKGHLLLRLTQAGKLTLKYNDKEVLTSEFKEDYTKIQPGYFSCGLVRDRILPNGEVNVFKGKIYDMRVSINNLQRSPKPH; encoded by the coding sequence ATGATGAACGCGCCCTATCTACTGGCGCAGCAAACTAAGCCAAACATTATTATATTCATCAGCGACGATCAAAGTCAGATGGATGTAGGGTGTTATGGAAACCGAGATGTACACACGCCCAATATGGACAGATTGGCAAATGAAGGTATACGTTTTACCTCTGCCTACGCGGCTACTCCTATGTGTGCACCTTCGAGAAGTAATATGTTTACAGGGCTTTATCCTTTTAGAAATGGTTCGCAAATGAACCATTTTGCCTTACAACCCAACACAAAAACACTACCTGATTATTTAAAGAAATTAGGCTATCGGGTAGTAATTGCAGGTAAGGTAGATGTTTACCCACAACCTGATTTTGAACACATAGGTGAGTATTTTGGTAAATATTTTCCAGTTAGTAACCGAGACGACCCACAACATATAAGCAGTCAGTTTATTAAATACAACTTTAAAAAAGAGGGTGAACAACCAATCTGTTTGATTGTCTCAACTTGGTTACCTCATGTACCTTGGCTCAATAATGAAGACTTTGATCCGAAGAAACTCACTCTTCCAAAATATCTGGTAGACACAGAAGCTACAAGAGAAGCCTTGGCTGCTTACTACCAAAGTATTTCTGCTGCTGATAATTTGCTTGGAGAGCTCATGCATGCTTTAGACGATACAGGTCAGCAAGATAACACTGTATTTATGTTTTTCTCTGACCAAGGGCCTCAGTTTCCATCTGCAAAATGGACAACTTACAAACAAGGCTTAAATATTCCTTTTGTAGTTCGTTGGCCAGAGAGAATTAAAAAGGGAGCTGTTTCTGATGCACTCATTTCTTTAACCGACCTCACTCCTACACTTATCGACTTGGCAGGCGGTGAAGCTGTGTCAGAATTAGATGGTAACAGTTTTAAAGATGTATTGCTAGGAAACAAAGAAGAACACAGAGAGTATGCATTTGCCGAAACTTCTGTAGAGCCACACTTTTGGTATAACTATGTTCCCTCACGGACTATCATCACTAAAGAAGGCTTTCACTACATTAAAAACTACTTTCCGGGAGTACGTTTTATCACACATATAGACAAAGTAGAGCAAGATCATTTTTATTTTGACTCTTGGATAGAAAAGGCAATGAAAGATGAAGCGACAAAGAGTTTATTACATCGCTACAGTTACAGACCTCCGGAAGAGTTGTACGACATTAATTCAGATACGTGGGAGCTTAACAATTTGGTTAAGCAGCCGGATCATGCCCAAAAGCTTAAAGAGTTACAACAAATCTTAGAAGATGAACTTCAAAAGCAAGGAGAATCTGAAAGCATGATTTTGCATGGCAGTTTACCTACTTTCTTCGATAGATCTTACCAAGTTGAACAAAATTTGAGTGTAAGCAATCAATCTTTTGATAGAACCAAATGGAACCCAGATACGCTTTATATATCTGCCTATATAGATGGTTTAGAGCAAAATGGAGTGCTTTGCGATTACTTCGGTAGGTTTCATCTTTTTGCTCAAAATAATAAAATTGGAATTAACCTGAAAAATGGGCAAAAGCTAGAAAGCAAAACTTTAGATGAGACTAAAGGGCATTTATTATTAAGGTTGACGCAAGCAGGAAAGTTGACACTGAAATATAATGATAAAGAGGTTTTAACATCTGAATTCAAAGAAGACTATACCAAAATACAACCGGGGTATTTTTCTTGTGGATTAGTACGAGATCGAATTTTACCGAATGGTGAGGTGAATGTTTTTAAAGGGAAAATCTACGATATGAGAGTCAGTATAAATAATTTGCAAAGAAGCCCAAAACCTCATTAA